A portion of the Saimiri boliviensis isolate mSaiBol1 chromosome 1, mSaiBol1.pri, whole genome shotgun sequence genome contains these proteins:
- the ATP6V1E2 gene encoding V-type proton ATPase subunit E 2, with translation MALSDVDVQKKIKHMMAFIEQEASEKAEEIDAKAEEEFNIEKGRLVQIQRLKIMEYYEKKEKQIEQQKKIQMSTMRNQARLKVLRARDDLISDLLREAKLRLSRIVEDPEVYQRLLDKLVLQGLLRLLEPVMIVRCRPQDLLLVEVAVQKAIPEYMTISQKHVEVQIDREAYLAVNAAGGVEVYSGNQRIKVSNTLESRLDLSAKQKMPEIRMALFGANANRKFFI, from the coding sequence ATGGCCCTGAGTGATGTCGATGTGCAAAAGAAGATTAAGCACATGATGGCTTTCATTGAGCAGGAAGCCAGTGAGAAAGCAGAGGAAATCGATGCCAAGGCTGAGGAGGAGTTTAACATTGAGAAAGGACGCCTTGTGCAAATCCAACGACTGAAGATTATGGAGTATTACgagaaaaaggagaagcagatagagcagcagaagaaaatccaGATGTCCACCATGAGGAATCAGGCAAGGCTGAAAGTCCTGAGAGCCCGAGATGACCTCATCTCAGATTTGCTCAGAGAGGCAAAGCTGAGGCTCAGCAGGATTGTAGAGGACCCAGAAGTCTACCAGAGGCTGCTGGATAAACTGGTGCTCCAGGGTCTGCTCCGACTGCTGGAACCTGTGATGATTGTGCGCTGCCGGCCACAGGACCTCCTCctagtggaggttgcagtgcaaaAGGCCATCCCCGAATACATGACAATTTCCCAAAAACACGTGGAGGTCCAGATTGATCGAGAGGCATATCTGGCTGTGAATGCAGCTGGAGGTGTGGAGGTCTACAGTGGCAATCAGAGAATAAAGGTTTCAAATACCTTGGAAAGTCGACTGGATCTCTCAGCCAAGCAAAAGATGCCCGAAATACGAATGGCCTTGTTTGGTGCTAACGCCAATAGAAAGTTTTTTATATAA